From one Triticum aestivum cultivar Chinese Spring chromosome 4B, IWGSC CS RefSeq v2.1, whole genome shotgun sequence genomic stretch:
- the LOC123091173 gene encoding uncharacterized protein isoform X1: MPTTDHISSPPQPASPGVGAVALSSAVGELLRFVLSSHVAAPDPALPLSLSYCSRLLEDDLCDKLATELAGCAEEGRIPRPPVVAGAVGTPAEENGSRKREGEWEAVLREKGGELKRIYDVVEFVLHVQEPYFTQLSAGSKNVEGRLAAGNYNRITQGSLLLFNKCLLLEVEAVRKYSSFSEMLQTETISNVLPGISSIEEGVKVYRKFYTEEKENSYGVLAISVSKPQIQPYITMTELLAGLGYDGLGRLLGLANTSGTVPDGLPPPKSMLISSCMKLHKPTVKSCSLTDAARALAKHVHRSRDGWWGCLHGSDPKKNQISSEVIDRLLREGCWINIHLTQPNRPVFEIRVYEGYGARWSHDGLKFIGFLEPYTPDGFLNGWKH, translated from the exons ATGCCGACCACCGACCACATCTCCTCGCCGCCGCAGCCGGCGTCGCCGGGCGTTGGCGCCGTCGCCCTCTCGTCCGCCGTCGGCGAGCTACTCCGCTTCGTCCTCTCCTCCCACGTCGCCGCCCCGGACCCGGCCCTCCCTCTGTCCCTCTCTTATTGCTCCCGCCTCCTCGAAGACGACCTGTGCGATAAGCTGGCCACGGAGCTTGCAGGGTGCGCCGAGGAGGGGCGGATCCCGAGACCCCCAGTGGTAGCGGGGGCGGTAGGAACTCCTGCCGAGGAGAATGGTTCGCGTAAGAGGGAGGGGGAGTGGGAGGCGGTCCTGCGCGAGAAAGGCGGCGAGTTAAAGCGG ATTTATGATGTAGTGGAGTTTGTGCTACATGTTCAAGAACCATACTTCACTCAACTCAGTG CTGGATCCAAGAACGTTGAAGGGAGGTTAGCAGCTGGTAATTACAACAG GATTACACAAGGTTCTTTGTTGCTCTTCAATAAATGCCTCTTGCTTGAGGTTGAG GCAGTTAGAAAGTACAGTTCGTTCTCTGAGATGCTGCAAACAGAGACGATCTCAAATGTCCTTCCTGGTATTTCATCAATTGAAGAAG GTGTCAAAGTTTATAGAAAATTCTACACAGAGGAAAAGGAGAACTCTTATGGAGTCTTGGCAATATCTGTCTCAAAGCCGCAAATCCAACCTTACATAACCATGACTGAGCTTCTTGCT GGATTGGGTTACGATGGATTAGGTAGACTCCTTGGTCTGGCAAACACATCAGGAACAGTTCCAGATGGACtgcctcctccaaaatccatgttGATTTCATCTTGTATGAAACTACACAAGCCAACT GTGAAAAGTTGTTCTTTAACTGATGCTGCAAGGGCATTGGCCAAACATGTTCACAGGAGTAGGGATGGGTGGTGGGGCTGCCTCCATGGAAGTG ATCCAAAGAAGAATCAAATTTCGTCTGAAGTCATTGACCGTTTGTTACGTGAGGGCTGTTGGATTAATATTCATCTGACACAGCCCAATAGGCCTGTTTTTGAAATTCGTGTGTATGAAGGTTATGGTGCCCGATGGTCTCATGATGGTTTGAAG TTCATTGGATTCTTGGAGCCTTACACACCAGATGGCTTTCTCAACGGTTGGAAACACTAG
- the LOC123091173 gene encoding uncharacterized protein isoform X2: MPTTDHISSPPQPASPGVGAVALSSAVGELLRFVLSSHVAAPDPALPLSLSYCSRLLEDDLCDKLATELAGCAEEGRIPRPPVVAGAVGTPAEENGSRKREGEWEAVLREKGGELKRIYDVVEFVLHVQEPYFTQLSAGSKNVEGRLAAGNYNRITQGSLLLFNKCLLLEVEAVRKYSSFSEMLQTETISNVLPGISSIEEGVKVYRKFYTEEKENSYGVLAISVSKPQIQPYITMTELLAGLGYDGLGRLLGLANTSGTVPDGLPPPKSMLISSCMKLHKPTE; this comes from the exons ATGCCGACCACCGACCACATCTCCTCGCCGCCGCAGCCGGCGTCGCCGGGCGTTGGCGCCGTCGCCCTCTCGTCCGCCGTCGGCGAGCTACTCCGCTTCGTCCTCTCCTCCCACGTCGCCGCCCCGGACCCGGCCCTCCCTCTGTCCCTCTCTTATTGCTCCCGCCTCCTCGAAGACGACCTGTGCGATAAGCTGGCCACGGAGCTTGCAGGGTGCGCCGAGGAGGGGCGGATCCCGAGACCCCCAGTGGTAGCGGGGGCGGTAGGAACTCCTGCCGAGGAGAATGGTTCGCGTAAGAGGGAGGGGGAGTGGGAGGCGGTCCTGCGCGAGAAAGGCGGCGAGTTAAAGCGG ATTTATGATGTAGTGGAGTTTGTGCTACATGTTCAAGAACCATACTTCACTCAACTCAGTG CTGGATCCAAGAACGTTGAAGGGAGGTTAGCAGCTGGTAATTACAACAG GATTACACAAGGTTCTTTGTTGCTCTTCAATAAATGCCTCTTGCTTGAGGTTGAG GCAGTTAGAAAGTACAGTTCGTTCTCTGAGATGCTGCAAACAGAGACGATCTCAAATGTCCTTCCTGGTATTTCATCAATTGAAGAAG GTGTCAAAGTTTATAGAAAATTCTACACAGAGGAAAAGGAGAACTCTTATGGAGTCTTGGCAATATCTGTCTCAAAGCCGCAAATCCAACCTTACATAACCATGACTGAGCTTCTTGCT GGATTGGGTTACGATGGATTAGGTAGACTCCTTGGTCTGGCAAACACATCAGGAACAGTTCCAGATGGACtgcctcctccaaaatccatgttGATTTCATCTTGTATGAAACTACACAAGCCAACT GAGTAG
- the LOC123091174 gene encoding dehydrogenase/reductase SDR family member 7: MLLLFALLAGAGAAAFLLFKFATADGDFTLLSCGRARRDKVDGKVVWITGASRGIGEVLSMQFASLGAKLILSARNKEELERVKRNIISKHPDSKVEVLPMDLSSDEESLKEVVHSAESLFSSAGIDYMMHNAAFERPKRGALEETEEGLKATFHVNVFGTITLTRLLAPFMLDRGMGHFVVMSSAAGKVPTPGQALYSASKHALNGYFASLRSELCTKGIKVTVVCPGPIETPVPSGATSSSQRHSSEKRVSVERCAELTIVAATHGLKEAWISYQPVLAVMYVVQYMPTIGWWLMDKVGAKRVDAAAKKGNAYSWNLLFGGKKSA, translated from the exons ATGCTCCTCCTCTTCGCgctcctcgccggcgccggcgccgccgccttcctcctcttCAAGTTCGCCACCGCCGACG GAGATTTCACCCTCTTGTCGTGCGGCCGGGCGCGGCGGGACAAAGTGGACGGCAAG GTTGTATGGATCACGGGAGCGAGCCGTGGGATTG GGGAGGTTCTTTCGATGCAGTTTGCGAGTTTAGGAGCAAAGCTCATACTATCTGCACGTAACAAGGAGGAGCTTGAGAGAGTGAAACGTAACATCATCA GCAAGCATCCAGATAGCAAAGTTGAAGTGTTACCTATGGATTTATCATCTGATGAAGAATCTCTGAAAGAAGTTGTACATTCAGCGGAATCACTCTTTTCCAGTGCAGGCATTGACTATATGATGCACAATGCGGCCTTTGAGCGTCCA AAAAGGGGGGCCCTGGAAGAAACTGAGGAAGGTCTTAAG GCTACTTTTCATGTCAATGTCTTTGGAACAATTACTTTGACTCGCCTTCTTGCACCTTTCATGTTGGATAGAGGGATGGGTCATTTTGTTGTG ATGAGTAGTGCAGCTGGAAAGGTGCCCACACCTGGTCAGGCTCTTTACTCTGCTTCCAAACATGCTCTCAATGGCTACTTTGCTTCTCTGCGCTCTGAG TTATGTACGAAAGGCATTAAGGTCACTGTTGTCTGTCCTGGACCTATTGAAACACCAGTACCTTCTGGTGCAACTTCTTCATCACAAAGGCATTCATCCGAG AAACGTGTTTCAGTGGAAAGATGTGCTGAACTGACAATAGTTGCCGCAACTCATGGACTAAAAGAAGCATGGATATCATATCAG CCTGTGCTGGCTGTTATGTACGTGGTGCAATACATGCCAACAATTGGATGGTGGCTTATGGACAAG GTTGGTGCGAAGCGAGTGGATGCTGCTGCAAAGAAGGGCAACGCCTACAGTTGGAATCTCCTCTTCGGTGGCAAAAAGTCGGCTTGA